CAGTGGAGGTGAAGACAAGGCtgatggggaggagaggaggggagaggagaggaactTTGAGTCCCCCAgtctcccctttttaaaaaagcacaaccCAGTCTGAATCCTGCTTATCCTCCGCCCTTGACTCTGCGCTAACCCCAACTCTAATCCCAAAGTAAACACTCGACTCCTCTCCAATCCTAAAACGAATCCTAACTTCATAACCTTTTACTCTAAATGGAACCTATCCCCACCTATCCTGTCCTGGAACTGAGAGGTCTCCCAAAAATTTCTCCCCCAGCACTTACAACCAGTCCAGGTGTGTGTCAGTGTTCTAAGGTCCAGACTTTAGATTAGCATGTTATTAGCATATTATTTGCATGTCATATGTGCCTTCTACTCTGAGGAAGTTTGcttgttaaaattttatgaagTCTAGCGGAAAGGTCTTGGCTCCttgaagtttttctctttttgttccttcTTCCACCCTCCTGACCCAGACCACTTCAAGAGAAGAAAGGGGGTGAGGAAGTGAGCGATAGAGGACTCATGGGAACAAAGATCCTGGCAGTGGGATCTGCCCCTGTTGCTTGCAGCATAACCTcctcgagcctcagtttcctcgtccaAAAGAGGAAACAGCTGGCTGACGTTAACCTTAAGATCTAAGGAAACACctttccctccccgccccctgcacTGTCTCCTTTCTCCCCTTTCAGGTCTCTCCACCTTAGGATTCTCATTCACTGCCCTGGCTTCCGcccgccccctccacccctgcacACACTCTGGCTTTCAGCTCCCTCTTGTAAGACCGCGCAGAACTGGAAGCAACCTAGGTTGCCTGGTACCAGACCCCTGgtatgaagagaaaggaaaattgccCACCTGAAAGGACAGGGAATAACATGGAAAGGGAAATGCCAGTATTGGATGCTTACAGTGTTTTAGAGATTGTACCTACAGGTTCGCATCGCATCCTCGCTGCACCCCTGAGAGGTCACTATATggtctgcattttacagatgagggaactgaggtccAGAAAGGAGAAATGGCTTGTCCTGTGTCACCAAGTAAGTGGCAGCCCTAAAACAAGTGTTCTGATATCCTGGGTTGTTTCTCACTGccctggagaagagagagaaatgccaCCCGAGGCAGTGGAAGGATGagagagggaggacagggatggggagagagatgtGAACGCGTCTCAGGGGAGCCCTGAGGGTGTGAGGCCaacagggcagggcctgggttcccccatcccccacacgCAGCGCTGAAACCCAACAGGTGCTCAGTTGTTAACTAGTGGTGGTCGCCGACGTCAGCTGCGGAAGAGAGCAGTTCAGTcagaagaggaggggaaaggaaagagaagggggtgggggagagaaggaaacGAAGCCAGCGgggcggggtgtggggggagcGTCAAGAGGGGCTTGAAAGGCGGGAAAGCTGAGTTGTGAGGACGGCTCTCCTCCCACCACCGGTGGAAAACAGTTGCGGCCCAAGAGCCCGCCTGCCCTTTGCCCTCTGTCGCAAAAAGGGTCGACAGGCCTCCTCGAGGGGCGGGAGGGCAAGGACGCCGCGGGGCCCAGGGCCTCCTCCCCTCATCCGCCGCACGGATCCCCTGGCACTGCGGCTCCGTGCCTTCTGAGGTTCAAAGGGCCGCCGCCAGAGCCGGCGAGGCTAACAGGCTCCTGGCTCCCCAGAGAAGGGGTAGAGACTGCTCCCAAGGGATCTGTCAGGCCAGATCGCGCCGACTTACTTCCGCAGCccttgacccctggccaggagTGGCTCCtcgccctggcctctctctccacctcctttTGCCCTCCCCTCGTCCCCACCTTCCACCAGCTCCAGCCTCAGTTAATGAAATGTGGCGAGCGACCGCACAGACAGCTGTCAGACCCCTCATTTCTCCGCCGGGATATTGGATCTCGCGCTGGGAGACCGACAGGTGAGCAGAGGAGGGGTGGCGCGGGGACCCGAGGGCGGGGCTCTGGCTGCCGTGAGCCAGGCGCTCAGGAGGCAGGGCCAAGCTGGAATCTTCGAAGGCTCATCTGATTGAACGAGGTCGGCCCTAGGATGCTTtctgcccagggccccaggccctttcctcttctccaaaGAGCCGGAGATTTCACAAACCCCACATCCTCTGCGCCCTGACCCAGGTCGACCTGGGACTCCTGGTCCCTCACCCCAGGAGAATTTGGCTCCCATGTGCGCTGCGCGTAGCGGCTCTGAGCCGGCGGCCGTGGCCCGGTGCTTTCTCCCGCCTccttccatcccttccttctttctccccctccttcccgcGCTCCCTCCCCGGCGGCCGCGGCCTTTATTAGGGATTCCGCGGCTGTCGGTCCCGCCATCCATCCTGTCCGCCGGCAATTAGGCGGCCAGACAAAGAGCAGCTTCGGATGGATGAGGGTCCCGGCGGATCGGAAATGTGAAGGGTCAGCGCTGCCGCCCGCGGCGCACCCCGCTCCCCCTCCGCATAATCACCGGCCGCCCGTCACTCAGCCGGCCGCGGGGGAgctcggggcgggggcgggggagggcggaGGTGGGACTGCAGCCTAGGCGCTTAGGGCAGGGCAAGCTGACCTGCACTATGGGAGCCTCCTGCAGGAGAATGGAGGACTGCGGGAGGCCGGAGGCACCTGGAGGAGAGGGCGGGACGTGGCTCCCGGCGATTCCTGAATGCGGACTTGGGGACGACTGCCTGGGGGCTTCCAGTGCGGAAGCGGGGACTCTAGCTGCAGGGGAGAGGAGGATGGTGGCCTACGCGCCCCCTGCTGGGAGGCTGCGGGACGAAGCCCCAGGACCTCGGGTCTGCAGAAGTGCAACCGAGCCCAGGACGAGCCCCCTTTGGGGTCTGTAGCCTGGTGCGCCTCCTATTGGAATCAAATGATACTGCGCTTCTATTTCCGGATCTCCTAAGTGAAATCCAACACAAGCACATCAAATCCAGAAAAGCTCCAAGACTAGGCGAGCCCGAAAGGAGTTCAAGGAGTCCAGGTTTTACTGCGGATTCTTTGGCGCTAGCTCCCATTTGACAAATCAACATCTCAATCTGACAATTAgtagtggaggtggggggagaggggctcTCACCGCCTGGACCGCTTAGCCCTCCCGGCGGGCTGCAGAGAGGTGGGCGGTACTGGCAGTGATGAACGACTCCGGGGGGGCCCGGGGCCCGGAGCGCGCATTCATTACTCGACTGACAGGCGGGCGGCGGGCCGCCTGGTCCTCGAGTGGACGTGCCgggaaagaggcaggagggagaatAAGGGAGGCATGTAACAACCCCACTGCCTGGTCAGCTCCCAGTTCTTCGCCTCAACCCTGGTACTTGACAACCTTGAGCTCAGCCTTTTAGCTGTCCAGGCTGGCCCTGGCTACAGAATTTGGGGAGCAGGGACGGGGACCTAAGCCCTCTGCCCAGGTTAGGTGATTGAAAGTCTAAGATGTCAAGAAATGGTATAGACAGGCCTGAAGACCAGGCCCTTCGCCCCGACCTAGGAGGAATTGTCTATACACACAGAGGTGGTGTGTGACAGGGATTGATGGATGTGGGTCTCGTGTAGGGATCAGTTACTGTGTGTGTCAATGTAAGGGATGTGTTGGCCTGATTTTGACAGTGGAGGTGTGTGCCGCGTGTATCTGAGGATGAGCTGCCACCTTTCCCTGCGTATCtgtgcaacccccccccccccgctgtcAGCTGTCTCCAATCCTGTAGGAAACAGGAGTGTGCATGGTGACAGCTGAGGTGTgcgactggggtgggggggatagaTATTAACTGCAAGGATGCTGGTTTGGACAACGCTCCCTTCCACCACCTCCATCTCAAACATCATCCCTTTCCCAAGCTTCCTGAAAGTAGCAGTTGCTTTTTCCAAAGTCCAGAGACCCAGTTGCTAGGTCCTGAGGAAGGATGTGTTTATTTACCAGAGTTTTCTATAgttcacatatatacacacacatacacgcagcCTCCCTTACATATAGTCTCTAATATAAGATGCGATCTCTAACCCATCTGGCTTCCTCCAGCTAGTGGTGGACAGAGAGGATGAGGGAGATTTCAGGAAGGGAAGGGGCGGACCATCAGACCTCCAAGAGAGACCACCACTTTGGGGCCTGGGCTAGTGGCTTCAAGGACTCTTACCTTTTGGATTTCAAGTTCAGTTTCTGGTTGATACCTTGGGAGGACAATGTGAATTATATTCTAagtcctctcctctcttttcacCTGGCTTTGTCTCCACCCCCCTTCCCCACTCTCAAAATACACCAAAAGGTTGACCTTCCCAGTCCTGAATCTCCTGGGTCTACAAGGCAGAGAGTAGAGATGATTCTGGGTCTCTGGTCCCCTATTTTGTTCAATGTGTCTTTGAGCCACTTTCCCTTTGCCTTGCGCTTCTTTAAACATAGAGTATCTCTTGGAACCGCTATAGTTTTGTCGCCACACCCCTCCTTCTGTCTGTAGATCTCCACCTCTTCCAAATTTGTCTGCCTACAATTAGGGGTCTCTTTGTTCCTCTGGGGCTTCTCCCTCTGGGAATACCTTGGTGCAACAGTGAGGCCCATTGGgatgaggagagggagaaaggctTCCTTCCCGTCCCCATCCAGAGGCGACTGCGACCTAAGGATGGCCAGATAATGTCAGGACCCGGCCACGGCCAGGTCGCTTCTCATTCAGGGCACAGGCACCTGGTCGATGCCCCACTgtccgccccccccacccccaagcagtCCTCCTccaagcccccaccccctccgccccctccgcccgcctggaaaaggcaaatttgacatttttaaatccCGAGCCTTACAGGGATCGATGCGGCCCGGGGGCCCCGCCCGGGGTCGATATTCCTGATTGGGAAGCGGCCGCTGCGCGGAGCCGGCGTGTAAATCACCcggactgggggagggggcgcaggAGCCAACTGCTTCCCCAGCGCGCGCAGCCAGGCGGGGTCCCGGCCCGGGCCCAACCCAAGGGCAAAGGAATGAGGAGACAGACAGGCCTTAGAGACCCGGAGAGAAGCCCGCCCAtgggctccccctcccccgcccagctCTGCCAACTCTGCGGCCCGACTCCTGTCTCGCTTCAGCGGCCTCCACCCTCCGTTGCCCCTGGAGCCGCCGGGGAGGCCGGTGTCGGAGCCAGCCATGCGGCGGCTCCTCTCCGGCCGCTCCCGCGGGGCCTGGGCTTCGGCGGCGGCGGCTGTCACGAAGCCGACAGGCCGGGCCggctgggaaggggagggtggcGGGGGAagagatgggggttggggggggaggctGGCGCGGATCTGGCTCATAGTGGGCGCGCAACAGATGTTTGCGGAATTGAGGGACAGCAAGGTGGCGTGGGCACCGAGCGGCGAGCAGCCCCTGACCGAGGCGCGGGCGAGGCAGGGGGCGGCCCAGACCTGTcgggggtgggagttgggggccATCCAGCGGGGGTGAGGAGGCCCCCGGGGGGGCAATCTGGGGAGGCTGAGCTAGATAGACCCCTCTCCGTGCGACCAGGGTagcagagaacaaaagagaatcGAGTGAGAAGGCAAGTTCTGGCTCCTTTTACAGCCGCTCCTGCCCTCCAAACCTCTCCGTTCTCTCTTGGGGAAATCGAGGCAGCCGAGGCTGAGAACGGCCGGGAAGGTTAAAAGCGCTATCAGCGACGAGGCTGGGGCAGCAACCAGAATTCTCCCGTGGGTCTCTGGATTCACCTGCCCGCCCCGGATCCGCTAGCGGGTAATAATACTCGACCACGACccccacggcagctcagaccctccCCTCCCGCTTCAGCTTGTCAgatcccccactccccacccggCGCCAGTTTATAGAACAACAATTTGGGGAAAACAATCCGGGCCGAGTGACGGCCCCGTAATTGTGACAAAGTGAGTGCGGGCGGCTGGAGAGAGCGCTAGGGCGGGAGCGCGGCGGGGCGAGGCGCAGGCAGGGGCGCCTCCCGCTCGCCCCGCCGCCCTCGCCTTCACATTCCGGTCATCTCCCATCCCTCTCCTTGACTCTTCTCCAATTCTTCTTCTCCCGGCTCTTCGCGCCTCCCTTCGCTTGTTCCTCCATcgctcttccctttcctctcgGTAACGGCTCTtctcccgcccctgccccgccgCAGCCCCTCCCCGGGGCGCCTTTTCCTCTCtcacttctccctctctcctccgcCCCCCACttgtttctccatctttttctcGCGCTCAATCGCCCTTGGGGCCCTGGCTGGCACCTCACAACGCGCTTCTCTACCACCCGTGTCCAGGCTTCCTGAGATCGAGCCCTTAGCCCCCTTCCCGGCCCCCACTCGCTGGGAGGCCGGAGCAGCCCAGCACCCAGGGGTTCCTCCCTCCCGGCTGCTAGCGGCGCGCGGCAGCCCCGGGCCCCAGGCGGcctgccctcttccctccccctcccgccgcTGCCTCTCCAACCCCTCTCCCTGCGCCCAGAGCTAGTTTGTTTGTCCAGCGGCGGCTGCTGCCGCGCGAGCTGTTTGCCGAGCTTAGCGCGCCGCCGCGCACTGGCGGCCCAATTAAGTCTCATTCATTATTCAACGCCCCCTTCGGCCCCCGTCCCCCAGCTGGCGGCTCCGGCGTCGTTCCGGGGTCCCTCACAGCCCTGGCCCCTCAGTGAGCCCTAGGGGGCAATATGCGAAGCCGCATTCCCTCCCCAGGCCGGGATAAAGACTGAGAGGGCTGGGAATGTGGAGGGAAGAAACTGTCTGTCGACTGCAGGGAGGCCTTCCAAACCCACTCTACCCCCAGGTCAAATCTGGGGGACCTGGGAGATCCCCGCGTTtcctttacagaggaggaaacaggcccaacaaatggcaagacttggccaaggtcacctaGCAGGACTGGAGACCACGACACTGAAATGAAGGCACTTGCGTCCCCCTTCCATCTCAGCATCGAGGCAGGGGGACGCAGGCTGTTCTGGCGGGGAGACCCTCATTCCCACCCCTTTTTCTCCCGGAACTCCCTTTCGCCAAAGTCAGGGAAATACAGCGGATTTGGTGTTCCTGAGGGATGGGGAGGCTTCTCGGGTCTCAGGTTCAGATCTAAATGTAGCGCCCCCGACTGACAGGcctggaggcagggcagggaggctaATTCCACCGGACAGTCCGTCTCTACAGACAGCCTGTCCGTTGGTGCCTCTGGCTTAGAGGAATTGGAAGTGGAGCCATCCAAGGCACCGGGGCGATGGAGTAGGGAGAAGGGAGTGTAGCCTGAGGTGAGGGAGGAGTCACATACCCATTTGTGGGAGTGAATGAGAGCGATCGAGCGCTGGTCTGTGCGTTTATAATGGCCCAACCGGGGCTTCCTTGCTGGGGCAATTGGGCCAAGGTGAGCGGGGAGACCCGCCAGTCACGGTCAGTGCGCAAGCGGCAGCGCCACCTGGTGGTTGTGGTGTCGCGGTGCAGGTGCACTCGGCCTGGAGTGGGCGCCGTGCAAGCCAGGTTAAGCTTGGGGAGGCTGAATACGCAGCAGAAAACCTTAGAGGAGCCCTACCTTGAAAGGTGATCCCTACCCGGGCCGGGAGGGCCTTGGGGAGGGGCCTGGCCGGGACGGCCCGACTTCCGTGACACGgcaaacacagaaagacaaagtcCATTTGGATGGAATCGGAGCGGAGAGAGAGGGGCCATTTTGACTCTGGGGTCCGGGAGCGGAGGCACCCAGGTATGGCTGCTCACCCTGGGACCAGCAGGTGGTGGCTCGTGGGCGTTCCCCCCTTCTGTGTAGAGGAGAGACACTGGCAGGCACACTTTGGCATCTGGTTTGATATTCTGGAGGTTCGTCTGGTCGCTGCGGCTTCCGAGAGACCCAGGTCTGTTCTGGAAGGAGGTGGACGAATTGTAGGGTGCCAGGGTCTAAGGTCAAAATGTAGTTTTCCAGAGCTGGAGGGAATTCAGAACCTCTTGCAACTTTGGCTTGTGGGAAGATTTCCTCTTCTGGAGAGATGGGAGACTGGAGAGGGGCTAAAACCTCTGCCAACTGAAGGCAGCCCTCTCAAGAGTGGAGAAGCCTGCGGCGAAGGGTGTGTAGCAGGggactttaaaaatgtgtagGAACTgaagatcagtgggttaaaggatcggtctgtggtgtaggttggcagctgtagccctttaatttttttggtctttttagggcccctcctgtggcatatggaggttccatggcagctgtagctctgatttgacccctagcctgggaacttgcatatgttgaggtgtggccctaaaaataaaataaaatgtgtaggaACTTTCGAAGGACATTGTATTCAGCCCTATTcactccgccccccaccccatgtgTCTTTCCAGGAGGTCAGTGGTCTGAGGGGAGGTCTGAAAGTtaaacttctgctttttttgtccATGTGCTGAGTTCTTGGTTACTCAGCTGAAAGCATTTAAAACTTTCCTCCCCCTTAAATTTGGAGTCACTGTGGTTGTGAAAAGCAGAGATGAGGTTCTAGACGGAGGGTATGGGAGAACCACAATTTCAGGGACATTCAGGAAGATTAGTATTGGAAGGAAAAATGGTTACTCTGTTGAGACCTGAATATAATCTTATGACTGCTTTTTTCCATGACTTAAGGTCCAAGGATAACTTTGGGGCCATGACTGCCATGATTCTCACAGTGGATCCCGGATTTCTGCATTCCGAGCAATGGCAGGTGCCACTGGACTTGTTCTGAGAACTTTTTCCTAAAGGATGGCCAAGGGGCTCCTGATGACCTATGCCCTTTGGGCTGTAGGAGGCCCTGCTGGGCTCCACCACCTGTACCTGGGGCGGGACAGCCATGCACTGCTCTGGATGCTTAccctgggagggggtgggctAGGCTGGCTCTGGGAATTCTGGAAGCTCCCAAGCTTTGTAGCGCAGGCCAACAGAGAccaggggcagaggcagagctcAGGAAGGGGGACACCCCCTCTGAGCCCCATTCGCTTTGCAGCTCAGATGATAGTGGGCATCTATTTTGGCCTTGTGGCTCTCATTAGCCTTTCCTTCATGGCCAGCTTCTATATTGTGGGCCTCCCACTGGCAGTTGGCTTAGGAGTCTTGCTGGTAGCTGCTGTTGGCAACCAGACCTCAGACTTTAAGCATACCCTAGGGGTGGCCTTTCTTATTTCCCCTATCTTCTATGGCCGCCCCATAGCCATCCTGCCCATCAGCTTGGCTGCCAGCATCGCAGCCCAGAAGCATCGCCGCTACAAAACTTCAATTGGGTCAGAGACGCTCAGTGTGCGGCTCTACCGCCTGGGCTTGGCTTACCTGGCTTTCACAGGCCCGCTAGCGTACAGCGCCCTCTGCAACACAGCCGCCACCCTCAGCTATGTGGCAGAGACCCTTGGTTCCTTCTTGAGTTGGTTCAGTTTCTTCCCCCTCCTTGGCCACCTGATGGAGTCTGTCTTCCTTCTGCCTTACCGAGTCTGGAGTCTGCTGGTGGGAGATCATGGCTTCAGCAGCGGCTACTTCCAGGAGTGGGAGAAACTATATGAGTTTGTTCAGAGTTTTCAGGATGAGAAGCGTCAGCTGGCATACCAGGTAAGCTTTTCTCCCCTCTCATTCCTGTCTGGGATGGCTCCGGGAGTTCAGCTAAGCCTCATTGGAGCTGGGGCCCCTCATATGGAAGTACTCTTTTCACATCTGCTGGCTCAGGGCCCAGAAGGGTGTCCTGGCTTCTTTGGGCTTCTGTGTGCCATGGATGAAGGTGCAGAGGCTCTGAAAGGGAGTGGGAAAAGATACAtttgaattatttactttttattgaggtatgacaTAAAGTACACTCATTTTATGTATATGCCTGTGTAACCACCACTCAGACAAAGGCATGGGATATTTCTAGTGCTAAGaagatttcagagttcctgtcatggctcaggggaaacgaatctgactaggaaccatgatgttgcgggttcgattccctggcctcactcagtgggttgaggatctggcgttgccgtgagctgtggtgtaggttgcagacatggcttgaatcctgtattgctgtggctgtggtgtaggccagcagctgtagttctgatttgacctctagcctgggaacctccatatgcttctggtgtggccctaaagaaagacaaaaaaaaaaaaatctgaaattccaATCTGAGGCTCTGTGCCTTTCCCACCAGCAAGTGGAAGCCAATTCCAGCCTGATttgggaaggaagcagggagaggcCCAGGAGCCCTGACAACCTATGAGGTTCTGACTTGTTAGCTTCTGGTTCCCTAAGGTTTTGGGTCTTGCCGAGGGGgcaacaaatgaagaaatacatcACAGATACCGGGAGCTGGTGAAGATCTGGCACCCTGACCACAATCGGCACCAGCCGGAGGAAGCTCAGCGGCACTTCCTGGAGATCCAGGCTGCCTATGAAGTCCTGAGTCAGCCCAGGAAGCCCAGGGGATCCTGGAGGTGAGAAGAAACGTCCCTTTAGGGATGGACTTTTCCTGGCAAAACTGGGTAGCTTGTCTCGGTCTGGCTTTGCCCACGTGGGGCATCCCAATGGTATCAAAGAAACTGTTACTTGCCATGGAGGTGAGAAAACCTTAAGGGGTGAGAAAGCTTTTGGGGTGGaagaatgtatttatgttttaaatttctgaattctTGGCTACTATATTCCTGACCAATTTTTCTTAAAAGCCAGATggtgaggaagttcccatgtggctcactgaattaaggacctggtgtcactgcaatggctctggtcgcttgctgtggcatggcttcaatccctgaccaggaaacttccttgtgctgcaggtgcagccaaatgaAACAACCAGATAGTGAAGTGAAAGATGTATTATAAAACCAATAAACTATCTCTTAGAGACTATACCACCTTATTTTACCCCAGTACATTGGTGAATAATGAAGGACATTtatgcaacaattttttttttttttggctgcgcctggggcatgtggaatttcccaggccagagatggaaacctcactacaagagttcccattgtggcacaggggaaacaaatctgactaggaaccatgaggttgtgtgttgaattcctggcttcactcagtgggttaaggatctggcatggctatgagctgtggtgtaaaccggcagctgtagctctgattcaacctctagcctgggaacctccatatgctgcaggtgctgccctaaaaagcaaaaacaaacaaacaaacaaacaaaaacaaaaaaaagaaaaaagataaagaaaacttACTACagctgactccttaacccactgagccaccagggaactccataatgttttTCACTGAGTTAGGTgactgaagaaaaatataaggggTCTAATATTTCACAAGGTGTCTTGTGACAAGAAGATTTGATCTATTC
Above is a genomic segment from Phacochoerus africanus isolate WHEZ1 chromosome 7, ROS_Pafr_v1, whole genome shotgun sequence containing:
- the LOC125130331 gene encoding verprolin-like, with product MAPNSHPRQVWAAPCLARASVRGCSPLGAHATLLSLNSANICCAPTMSQIRASLPPQPPSLPPPPSPSQPARPVGFVTAAAAEAQAPRERPERSRRMAGSDTGLPGGSRGNGGWRPLKRDRSRAAELAELGGGGGAHGRASLRVSKACLSPHSFALGLGPGRDPAWLRALGKQLAPAPPPPVRVIYTPAPRSGRFPIRNIDPGRGPRAASIPDQAARRPPVSRVMNARSGPRAPPESFITATRVPASALEAPRQSSPSPHSGIAGSHVPPSPPGASGLPQSSILLQEAPIVQVSLPCPKRLGCSPTSALPRPRPELPRGRLSDGRPVIMRRGSGVRRGRQR
- the DNAJC22 gene encoding dnaJ homolog subfamily C member 22 isoform X2, which gives rise to MAKGLLMTYALWAVGGPAGLHHLYLGRDSHALLWMLTLGGGGLGWLWEFWKLPSFVAQANRDQGQRQSSGRGTPPLSPIRFAAQMIVGIYFGLVALISLSFMASFYIVGLPLAVGLGVLLVAAVGNQTSDFKHTLGVAFLISPIFYGRPIAILPISLAASIAAQKHRRYKTSIGSETLSVRLYRLGLAYLAFTGPLAYSALCNTAATLSYVAETLGSFLSWFSFFPLLGHLMESVFLLPYRVWSLLVGDHGFSSGYFQEWEKLYEFVQSFQDEKRQLAYQVLGLAEGATNEEIHHRYRELVKIWHPDHNRHQPEEAQRHFLEIQAAYEVLSQPRKPRGSWRW
- the DNAJC22 gene encoding dnaJ homolog subfamily C member 22 isoform X1; protein product: MAKGLLMTYALWAVGGPAGLHHLYLGRDSHALLWMLTLGGGGLGWLWEFWKLPSFVAQANRDQGQRQSSGRGTPPLSPIRFAAQMIVGIYFGLVALISLSFMASFYIVGLPLAVGLGVLLVAAVGNQTSDFKHTLGVAFLISPIFYGRPIAILPISLAASIAAQKHRRYKTSIGSETLSVRLYRLGLAYLAFTGPLAYSALCNTAATLSYVAETLGSFLSWFSFFPLLGHLMESVFLLPYRVWSLLVGDHGFSSGYFQEWEKLYEFVQSFQDEKRQLAYQVLGLAEGATNEEIHHRYRELVKIWHPDHNRHQPEEAQRHFLEIQAAYEVLSQPRKPRGSWRLNTTLFKEAL
- the DNAJC22 gene encoding dnaJ homolog subfamily C member 22 isoform X3, whose translation is MAKGLLMTYALWAVGGPAGLHHLYLGRDSHALLWMLTLGGGGLGWLWEFWKLPSFVAQANRDQGQRQSSGRGTPPLSPIRFAAQMIVGIYFGLVALISLSFMASFYIVGLPLAVGLGVLLVAAVGNQTSDFKHTLGVAFLISPIFYGRPIAILPISLAASIAAQKHRRYKTSIGSETLSVRLYRLGLAYLAFTGPLAYSALCNTAATLSYVAETLGSFLSWFSFFPLLGHLMESVFLLPYRVWSLLVGDHGFSSGYFQEWEKLYEFVQSFQDEKRQLAYQVLGLAEGATNEEIHHRYRELVKIWHPDHNRHQPEEAQRHFLEIQAAYEVLSQPRKPRGSWR